From the genome of Labrus bergylta chromosome 12, fLabBer1.1, whole genome shotgun sequence, one region includes:
- the LOC109996115 gene encoding deoxynucleoside triphosphate triphosphohydrolase SAMHD1-like isoform X6: MVGFLVCRGKMASPSKKAKKTSCCNMENIPIITKVFNDPIHGHMELHPLLIEIIDTPQFQRLRLIKQLGGVYSVYPGASHNRFEHSIGVGYLAGKLAEALRSRQPELNINDRDVRCVQIAGLCHDLGHGPFSHLYDGMFLPKALTKKEEEMRRNRKLRKEEKLEEWKHEKGSCDMLDHLLKENNLKPVMEKYGLKPKDVTFIKEMIAGPLQESKSKKDEKGYYDIINTLVELIDLEKVMMDKYKLKHEDVKNIKEMIAEQESKSKKEQSKLEQVMMKKYKLNPEDVKFIKEKIAEGKKWPYKGRPEKKSFLYEIVSNKRNGVDVDKFDYLARDSSYLGIKNNFDFRRFMQFARVCEVDGRKTICTRDKEEGHMYDLFYTRHCLHKRACQHRVSHIIQEMIAEAFLKADGHIQIEGSQGSAGSEGTIGFQGSRGLFTLSTAFKNMEAYTKLTDNVFEEILKSSRPELQEAREILQNIVSRKIYKFVGETKPKTIKDWKNLKLEKNWKKTLAQPLPNEEEDNLKQEDFEIKASRIGTTIYSEQLIRVFCKKTDEQSVEAARQHFKQ, from the exons ATGGTTGGTTTTCTGGTTTG TCGGGGCAAAATGGCAAGTCCgagcaaaaaggcaaaaaa AACAAGTTGCTGCAACATGGAAAATAT ACCGATCATCACCAAG gTGTTTAATGATCCCATCCATGGTCACATGGAGTTACACCCACTCCTCATCGAGATCATTGACACACCTCAGTTCCAGAGACTTCGACTCATAAAGCAGCTTGGAGGTGTCTACTCAGTTTACCCCGGAGCGTCTCACAACCGCTTTGAACACTCGATCGG GGTGGGATACTTAGCAGGAAAACTTGCTGAGGCTCTCAGGTCAAGGCAGCCAGAACTCAACATCAATGACAGAGACGTCCGTTGTGTTCAGATTGCTGGCCTCTGTCATGACCTGG GTCATGGACCCTTTTCCCATCTGTATGATGGAATGTTCCTCCCCAAAGCACTGAcaaagaaggaagaagaaatgaGAAGAAATAGGAAAttgagaaaagaggagaaattgGAGGAATGGAAG CATGAAAAGGGCTCTTGTGACATGCTAGACCACCTGCTGAAAGAGAATAATCTTAAACCAGTGATGGAGAAGTATGGACTGAAACCTAAAGATGTGACATTCATTAAGGAGATGATTGCTGGACCTCTACAGGAATCTAAAAGCAAGAAG GATGAAAAGGGCTATTATGACATAATTAACACCCTGGTGGAACTGATTGATCTTGAAAAAGTGATGATGGACAAGTATAAACTGAAACATGAAGATGTGAAAAACATTAAGGAGATGATTGCTGAACAGGAATCTAAAAGCAAGAAG GAACAGAGTAAGCTTGAACaagtgatgatgaagaaatacAAACTGAACCCTGAAGATGTGAAATTCATTAAGGAGAAGATTGCTGAAGGCAAGAAG TGGCCGTACAAAGGGCGCCCAGAAAAAAAGTCCTTCCTCTACGAAATTGTGTCCAACAAAAGAAACGGCGTTGATGTGGACAAGTTTGACTACTTGGCCAG GGACTCTTCCTACCTGGGGATCAAGAACAACTTTGACTTTCGTCGCTTCATGCAGTTTGCCAGAGTGTGTGAGGTTGATGGCAGGAAAACTATCTGCACCAGAGACAAG GAGGAGGGCCATATGTACGACTTGTTCTATACAAGACACTGTCTCCACAAAAGAGCCTGTCAGCACAGAGTAAGCCACATCATACAAGAAAT GattgcagaggcttttttgaaagcagacggtcacattcagattgaaggatcACAAGGATCAGCAGGATCAGAAGGAACAATAGGATTTCAAGGATCAAGAGGGCTGTTCACTCTCTCTACAGCCTTTAAGAACATGGAGGCCTATACAAAGCTCACAG ACAACGTGTTTGAGGAAATACTGAAGTCTTCCCGTCCTGAGTTACAAGAGGCAAGAGAGATTCTGCAAAATATTGTCTCTCGAAAGATCTACAAGTTTGTTGGTGAGACAAAGCCAAAGACCATCAAGGATTGGAAA AACCTGAAGCTGgaaaaaaactggaaaaaaacattggcTCAGCCCCTCCCTAACGAGGAAGAAGACAACCTGAAACAGGAGGACTTTGAAatcaag GCATCCAGGATTGGCACAACGATCTAttctgagcagctgatcagggtcTTCTGTAAGAAGACTGATGAACAGAGTGTGGAGGCTGCCAGACAGCACTTTAAACAATG a